The proteins below are encoded in one region of Fimbriimonadaceae bacterium:
- a CDS encoding prepilin-type N-terminal cleavage/methylation domain-containing protein: MKRKAFTLIELLVVIAIIAILAAILFPTFAQAKVAAKKTTMISNTKQLGLAILMYATDSNDIYPRQDDCVDQSSLNPDLNKKTYSRFGVGCLGAPYFYRVNHYSWQKWVRPYTKSVDIFKHSARPPMDLDTPSCPGGVWSGCGQMGGTMAINTALTGSLNTYGKGPNDSGQFRDSFLGGSQTAVPDLSAAMMLMELFNPNVTFSSVYLTPSFQVRQTAYPVAIKDLWIPSFMTKVGRFGCVYNNEIDKTKYPFMDQITIGTADGSARTMHIRKFLENTPSRAEYTVSSIGWGCGIDSGGFSLNNAPVWTKSWPMWALE; the protein is encoded by the coding sequence ATGAAGCGTAAGGCCTTTACCCTTATCGAGTTGCTCGTGGTCATCGCGATCATCGCGATCCTTGCAGCGATCCTTTTCCCCACATTTGCCCAGGCCAAGGTCGCCGCCAAAAAGACGACCATGATCAGCAACACGAAGCAGCTCGGGCTTGCGATCTTGATGTACGCGACGGACAGCAACGACATCTATCCGCGCCAGGACGACTGTGTCGACCAGTCGTCGCTGAACCCCGATCTTAACAAGAAAACGTATAGCCGGTTCGGCGTCGGTTGCCTCGGCGCTCCGTACTTCTACCGCGTGAACCACTACTCCTGGCAGAAGTGGGTGCGGCCTTACACGAAGAGTGTGGACATCTTCAAGCACTCGGCCCGGCCCCCGATGGATCTGGACACTCCAAGTTGCCCGGGCGGAGTTTGGTCGGGCTGCGGCCAGATGGGGGGCACGATGGCCATCAACACGGCCTTGACCGGCTCGTTGAACACCTACGGAAAGGGCCCGAACGACAGCGGCCAGTTCCGCGACAGCTTCCTGGGCGGGAGCCAGACGGCCGTCCCCGACCTTTCCGCTGCGATGATGCTGATGGAGCTGTTCAATCCGAACGTCACGTTTTCTTCTGTCTATCTCACGCCGTCCTTCCAAGTCCGCCAGACTGCTTATCCGGTCGCGATCAAGGACCTCTGGATCCCTTCGTTCATGACTAAGGTCGGCAGATTCGGCTGCGTCTATAACAACGAGATCGACAAGACGAAGTACCCGTTCATGGACCAGATCACCATAGGAACGGCCGATGGCAGCGCGCGGACGATGCACATCCGCAAGTTCCTGGAGAACACGCCGTCTCGCGCCGAGTACACGGTCTCGAGCATCGGCTGGGGATGCGGTATCGACTCCGGCGGGTTCTCGCTCAACAACGCTCCGGTCTGGACTAAATCGTGGCCGATGTGGGCGCTGGAATGA
- a CDS encoding creatininase family protein has translation MVLERMTWQEVRDLSRDVVVLVPTGSIEQHGPHLPLCTDTLLASHVAARAEQALPGQVLLTPAVWLGASAHHLAFAGTLSASFEGYDLALAAVFDSLAREGFWKFFVVNGHGGNAAPNDIACRRLKAGREEVVVGHAMYSDFVGPEVFEQAMRGPVRSIRHACEAETSMVMHVAPDLVRTGRLRDDGLADPSLKGLAWNFDEVSEEGSYGYATLADPETGRAILEAAVEGLTAQLKAMAEGVSLQSLPPNPVR, from the coding sequence ATGGTTCTTGAGCGGATGACTTGGCAGGAAGTGCGGGACCTCTCCCGCGACGTCGTGGTGCTCGTCCCGACCGGCTCGATCGAGCAGCACGGGCCGCACCTGCCGCTTTGCACGGACACCCTCCTCGCCAGCCACGTGGCCGCGCGGGCCGAGCAGGCCCTGCCGGGCCAGGTGCTGCTGACCCCTGCCGTCTGGCTCGGCGCGAGCGCGCACCACCTCGCCTTCGCGGGCACCCTCTCGGCGAGCTTCGAGGGATACGACCTCGCTCTCGCCGCGGTCTTCGACTCCTTGGCGCGCGAAGGGTTCTGGAAGTTCTTCGTCGTCAACGGCCACGGCGGCAACGCCGCGCCGAACGACATCGCCTGCCGCCGCCTGAAGGCTGGGCGGGAAGAGGTCGTGGTCGGCCACGCGATGTACTCGGACTTTGTGGGCCCCGAGGTCTTCGAGCAGGCGATGCGGGGGCCGGTCCGCTCGATCCGGCACGCTTGCGAGGCGGAGACCAGCATGGTGATGCACGTCGCCCCCGACCTAGTGCGCACCGGGCGCCTGCGGGACGACGGCTTGGCGGACCCCAGCCTCAAAGGCCTGGCCTGGAACTTCGACGAGGTCAGCGAGGAGGGCTCGTATGGTTATGCGACCTTGGCCGATCCGGAGACGGGCCGCGCGATCCTGGAGGCCGCCGTAGAGGGCCTGACCGCGCAACTTAAGGCCATGGCCGAGGGAGTTTCCCTCCAGAGCCTGCCGCCGAATCCGGTACGCTAG
- the dnaA gene encoding chromosomal replication initiator protein DnaA — MSDQYSLMDREDAVTLRDAWEQVLSEVRPELPDTAFEKFLSPLTPAETEGTTVILDAPGSFVAEWVRQKYAELLEAKLSEQLGRSIKLNIRIQQRGKPEPTKAEVGVISRQPITVEPKPAFKPSERYRFDTFVVGQSNRLAHAGAKAVASAPGVRYNPFFIYGSCGLGKTHLLHSIAHEIHRHNAQAHVVYMTGQQFAEEFVHALQSNRIEAFRKAQRGVQVWLLDDVQFIAGKERTQEEVFHTFNYLHSLGKQIVLCSDRPPRDLLLMDERLRSRFEMGLVADVQMPDTECRCAILQSKAKQDRIQLDHEVAMYLAESVHSNVRILEGALIKIATEASLDGGRITLGLAEAVVEKYYRNIGAAKPSFDQILDSVSKHYKIPPSDIKGSSRKAPIAHARHVAVYVTREITGDSWKHIGALFGNRDHTSVMHGYRKIREMMNRDKELNASVQLLINNLFPEI, encoded by the coding sequence ATGTCTGACCAATATTCTTTGATGGACCGGGAGGACGCCGTCACCTTGCGTGACGCTTGGGAGCAGGTGCTTTCAGAAGTGCGTCCCGAGTTGCCCGACACCGCCTTCGAGAAGTTCCTTTCTCCGCTGACGCCCGCCGAGACCGAGGGGACGACCGTGATCCTCGACGCTCCCGGCAGCTTCGTCGCAGAGTGGGTGCGCCAGAAGTACGCGGAGCTCTTGGAGGCGAAGCTCTCCGAGCAGTTGGGCCGCTCCATCAAGCTCAACATCCGCATCCAGCAGCGCGGCAAGCCCGAGCCGACCAAGGCCGAGGTCGGCGTCATCAGTCGGCAACCGATCACGGTCGAGCCCAAACCCGCGTTCAAACCGTCGGAGCGCTACCGGTTCGACACCTTCGTGGTCGGCCAGAGCAACCGGCTCGCCCACGCGGGGGCCAAGGCCGTGGCCTCGGCGCCAGGGGTCCGCTACAACCCGTTCTTCATCTACGGGTCGTGCGGGCTGGGCAAGACCCACCTCCTGCACTCGATCGCGCACGAGATCCACCGCCACAACGCGCAGGCGCACGTGGTCTACATGACCGGCCAGCAGTTCGCCGAGGAGTTCGTCCACGCGCTCCAGTCGAACCGGATCGAGGCGTTCCGCAAGGCGCAGCGCGGCGTGCAGGTCTGGCTTCTGGACGACGTCCAGTTCATCGCGGGCAAGGAACGCACCCAGGAGGAGGTCTTCCACACCTTCAACTACCTGCACTCGCTGGGCAAGCAGATCGTCCTTTGCTCGGACCGCCCTCCGCGCGACTTGCTCCTGATGGACGAGCGCCTTCGGTCGCGCTTCGAGATGGGTCTCGTGGCGGACGTGCAGATGCCGGACACGGAGTGCCGTTGCGCGATCCTCCAGAGCAAGGCCAAGCAGGACCGCATCCAGCTGGACCACGAGGTCGCGATGTACCTGGCCGAGTCCGTCCACTCGAACGTCCGCATCCTGGAGGGCGCGCTCATCAAGATCGCCACCGAGGCGAGCCTCGACGGCGGGCGGATCACGCTGGGCCTGGCCGAAGCAGTGGTCGAAAAGTATTACCGCAACATCGGCGCGGCCAAGCCGAGCTTCGACCAGATCCTGGACAGCGTCTCCAAGCACTACAAAATCCCCCCTTCGGACATCAAGGGCTCCAGTCGCAAGGCGCCCATCGCCCATGCCCGCCACGTGGCGGTCTACGTCACCCGTGAGATCACGGGCGACTCGTGGAAGCACATCGGTGCGCTCTTCGGCAACCGCGACCACACCTCCGTGATGCACGGCTATCGAAAGATCCGCGAGATGATGAACCGGGACAAGGAGCTGAACGCCTCGGTCCAGTTGCTCATCAACAACCTCTTCCCCGAAATCTAG
- a CDS encoding thiamine diphosphokinase, whose protein sequence is MQRRVLGVLGGGETPEPMLRAWTESADVVYAADSGANRLIRMGFTPHVIGDLDSFDPSLHSPDIRVVQDGDQHRTDCDKLLDLAMAEGATALTLIEAEGDLLDHVMATLSSLGRSALRGRIVLRRAIAWKLAPGDQVAVPAVPGGRVSLIPLVASTGISLSGVRWPVEDAAMEPAGFLSISNEATADRVVASLGAGLAYLFVEAPTPAEPAW, encoded by the coding sequence GTGCAGCGACGGGTCCTCGGGGTTCTGGGGGGAGGGGAGACCCCAGAGCCGATGCTCCGCGCCTGGACCGAGTCCGCGGACGTGGTCTACGCCGCGGATTCCGGTGCGAACCGCCTGATCCGCATGGGCTTCACGCCGCACGTCATCGGCGACCTTGACTCCTTCGACCCTTCCTTACACAGCCCGGACATCCGCGTCGTGCAGGACGGCGACCAGCATCGCACCGACTGCGACAAGCTCCTTGACCTCGCCATGGCCGAAGGTGCCACCGCCCTCACCCTGATCGAAGCCGAGGGCGACCTGCTGGACCACGTCATGGCGACCCTCTCCAGCCTGGGTCGGTCCGCCCTGCGGGGCCGCATCGTCTTGCGACGGGCGATCGCTTGGAAGTTGGCCCCGGGCGACCAGGTTGCGGTCCCCGCCGTGCCGGGGGGCCGGGTCTCGCTCATCCCGCTCGTCGCCTCCACCGGCATCTCCCTGAGCGGCGTGCGGTGGCCGGTCGAGGACGCGGCGATGGAGCCGGCCGGCTTCCTCAGCATCTCCAACGAGGCCACCGCGGACCGGGTGGTCGCTTCGCTGGGAGCGGGCCTCGCCTACCTGTTCGTCGAAGCGCCGACCCCGGCCGAACCGGCCTGGTGA
- a CDS encoding FHA domain-containing protein produces the protein MTNDAQELEPMVEEMEPMAEETSEAAAEPGQARGRLTVVRAGVETEEVFEFAPPALIGRFDPEVGPIDVDLGPLPEGSYVSRKHARIECADGVWTITDLGSSNGTYIRRDDFERVESGEIEDGSEIALGNARLLFHVLG, from the coding sequence ATGACGAACGACGCTCAAGAACTCGAGCCGATGGTGGAAGAGATGGAGCCGATGGCCGAGGAGACCTCCGAGGCCGCGGCCGAGCCGGGGCAAGCCCGGGGGCGGCTGACCGTGGTCCGCGCAGGCGTGGAGACCGAAGAAGTCTTCGAGTTCGCGCCGCCGGCCCTCATCGGCCGTTTCGACCCCGAAGTGGGGCCGATCGACGTCGACCTCGGGCCCTTGCCGGAAGGCTCCTACGTCTCCCGCAAGCACGCCCGAATCGAGTGCGCCGACGGGGTCTGGACGATCACCGACCTCGGCTCGTCGAACGGCACCTACATCCGCCGCGACGACTTCGAACGAGTCGAATCGGGCGAGATCGAGGACGGGAGCGAGATCGCCCTCGGCAACGCGCGCCTGCTCTTCCACGTCCTCGGCTGA
- the purM gene encoding phosphoribosylformylglycinamidine cyclo-ligase encodes MSDLGMTYASAGVDVGEAERVLRIVAPRIRETHNERVLGGIGGFGAMFSAVFSEMRQPVLVTSIDGVGTKTKVAAMAGDFSNIGFDIVNHCVNDILCQGARPLYFLDYFGCSRLSGPIFEQVLAGAVEACLQVDCALVGGETAEMPGVYHDGEIDIVGAITGVVEADKRLPRIRPQAGDRIIGIASDGLHTNGYSLARKVLFEQGGLSVRDPMPDSEVTIGEEVLKPHRCYAKPLLPIIDDLPGLYSLAHVTGGGIAGNLSRVIPANMRAEISKRAWEPLPIFRFIQRQGNVPEDEMYRVFNMGIGMVAVVSADAASELVRRLNEMGEAAAEIGQLRTGSQDVQFV; translated from the coding sequence GTGAGCGACCTTGGCATGACCTACGCCAGTGCGGGAGTCGACGTCGGCGAAGCGGAACGCGTCCTGCGGATCGTCGCGCCCCGTATTCGCGAGACCCACAACGAGCGCGTGCTGGGCGGCATCGGGGGTTTCGGGGCTATGTTCTCGGCCGTCTTCTCCGAGATGCGCCAGCCCGTGCTGGTCACGAGTATCGACGGGGTCGGCACCAAGACCAAGGTCGCGGCGATGGCGGGCGATTTCTCGAACATCGGGTTCGACATCGTCAACCACTGCGTCAACGACATCCTCTGCCAAGGGGCGCGGCCCCTCTATTTCCTTGACTATTTCGGCTGCTCGCGCCTGAGCGGGCCAATCTTCGAGCAGGTGCTCGCGGGCGCCGTCGAAGCGTGTCTCCAGGTGGACTGCGCCTTGGTGGGGGGTGAGACGGCGGAGATGCCCGGCGTCTACCACGACGGTGAGATTGACATCGTCGGCGCGATCACAGGCGTTGTGGAGGCGGACAAGCGGCTTCCCCGCATCCGGCCGCAGGCGGGCGACCGGATCATCGGCATCGCGAGCGACGGCCTCCACACCAATGGGTACAGCCTCGCCCGCAAGGTCCTGTTCGAGCAGGGGGGCCTCTCCGTCCGCGACCCCATGCCGGATTCGGAGGTCACGATCGGCGAGGAAGTGCTGAAGCCGCACCGGTGCTACGCCAAGCCGCTTTTGCCGATCATTGACGACTTGCCCGGGCTCTATTCGCTCGCCCACGTGACCGGGGGCGGCATCGCGGGCAACCTCTCGCGGGTGATCCCGGCCAACATGCGCGCGGAGATCTCAAAGCGCGCTTGGGAGCCGCTGCCGATCTTCCGCTTCATCCAGCGCCAAGGCAACGTGCCCGAGGACGAGATGTACCGCGTCTTCAACATGGGCATCGGCATGGTCGCGGTCGTCTCCGCGGACGCCGCGTCCGAACTGGTCCGACGTCTAAACGAAATGGGCGAGGCGGCGGCGGAGATCGGCCAGCTCCGCACCGGGTCGCAGGACGTCCAGTTCGTCTAG
- a CDS encoding alpha amylase N-terminal ig-like domain-containing protein — MLIIASALLMSSMREVSFSYKPKTELVSVAVAGEFNNWDRGRNPLAKGADGVWRGTVEIAPGVYQYRFVEDGKRWVPDPSAPAVLDSNGNTNSMLVVVPPFFDGQPGVVGDGFVTMEALAHSPDARDVVRRDAALWRFRLRTRHADVQSVSVVLDGGGTAKLQVTESDQLYDYWEGDAATSAETVGYRFQVTDGPSETLWPEGEGFKIDAKGWPLPNVPKWVGRTVFYQIFPERFENGRSDNDPERLEPWGSTKNLRGDFGGDLAGVARRLGHLHELGVNALYLNPVFEAGSYHAYDTVDYYKITERFGDEDDFKALTARLKAIGIRLVLDGVFNHSSPDFFAFKDLREKGEGSAYRDWYTVHRFPVEVKEGQQTYATFAGVSSMPKLRGDNPEVQEYFAKVGVYWIKDMGADGWRLDVADEVDEGFWRRFRAAVRGANPDAFLLGEVWGDARRFLRGDEFDSVMNYRWRRIVLDGVVEDRITPKEMGLRLASLRDSYPKGVEHAMFNLLGSHDTPRIKTVAKGDMDKVRQLAMLQFTYPGVPSIYYGDEVGMEGGADPDCRRTMDWTKRTWDVRLFTFYQDLVKLRLGVRALQEGQYRLLAADDRTGLFAFERRGRDESAVTVLNLAPAKRRVEVSFAANGLLASLANKATARLRAGAEGSIASAATAEIDLEKGGCATLVFKPLIGFDLAKQFGPKKKAPSDRSRHPIDP, encoded by the coding sequence GTGCTGATCATCGCGTCGGCCCTGCTTATGTCCTCGATGCGCGAGGTCTCGTTCTCCTATAAGCCGAAGACCGAGCTCGTCTCCGTCGCGGTGGCCGGGGAGTTCAACAACTGGGACCGGGGTCGAAACCCGCTCGCGAAGGGCGCGGACGGAGTCTGGCGCGGCACGGTCGAGATCGCGCCGGGCGTCTATCAGTACCGCTTCGTGGAGGACGGAAAGAGATGGGTCCCCGACCCGAGCGCGCCCGCCGTGCTGGATTCGAACGGCAACACGAACTCTATGCTCGTGGTCGTGCCGCCGTTCTTCGACGGGCAACCCGGCGTGGTCGGGGACGGGTTCGTCACGATGGAGGCCCTTGCCCACTCGCCAGATGCGCGCGACGTCGTCCGTCGGGACGCGGCCCTATGGCGCTTCCGGCTGCGCACACGGCACGCCGACGTCCAGTCGGTCTCCGTCGTGCTGGACGGCGGCGGCACCGCGAAGCTCCAGGTGACCGAAAGCGACCAGCTCTACGACTATTGGGAGGGGGACGCCGCCACCAGTGCCGAGACGGTCGGCTACCGGTTCCAAGTGACCGACGGCCCGAGCGAGACGCTTTGGCCCGAAGGCGAGGGCTTCAAGATCGACGCCAAGGGGTGGCCGTTGCCGAACGTTCCCAAGTGGGTGGGCCGGACCGTCTTCTACCAGATCTTCCCGGAGCGCTTCGAGAACGGCCGCTCCGACAACGACCCAGAAAGGCTTGAGCCCTGGGGCAGTACGAAGAACCTGCGCGGAGACTTTGGCGGCGACCTCGCAGGGGTGGCCAGGCGCCTGGGCCACCTGCACGAGCTGGGCGTGAACGCGCTCTATCTGAACCCGGTCTTCGAGGCCGGTTCCTACCACGCATACGACACCGTCGACTACTACAAGATCACGGAAAGGTTCGGCGACGAGGACGACTTTAAGGCCTTGACCGCGAGGCTAAAGGCGATCGGCATAAGGCTCGTCCTCGACGGGGTCTTCAACCATTCATCCCCCGACTTCTTTGCGTTTAAGGACTTGCGCGAGAAAGGGGAAGGCTCGGCCTATCGCGATTGGTACACGGTCCACCGGTTCCCGGTCGAAGTGAAAGAAGGGCAGCAAACCTATGCCACGTTCGCGGGCGTGAGCAGCATGCCGAAACTACGCGGGGACAATCCCGAAGTCCAGGAATATTTCGCCAAGGTCGGGGTCTACTGGATCAAGGACATGGGGGCCGACGGGTGGCGTCTGGACGTCGCCGACGAAGTCGACGAGGGCTTCTGGCGGCGCTTCCGCGCGGCCGTCCGCGGGGCGAATCCGGACGCCTTCCTCCTTGGGGAGGTGTGGGGGGACGCGCGCCGGTTCCTGCGCGGCGACGAGTTCGACAGCGTGATGAACTATCGCTGGCGTCGCATCGTCCTGGACGGCGTCGTCGAGGACCGGATCACTCCCAAAGAGATGGGCCTCCGTCTCGCCTCTCTCCGAGATTCCTATCCCAAGGGGGTGGAGCATGCGATGTTCAACCTCTTAGGGAGCCACGACACCCCGCGCATCAAGACTGTGGCGAAAGGGGACATGGACAAGGTGAGGCAACTTGCCATGCTCCAGTTCACGTATCCCGGGGTGCCGAGCATTTACTATGGCGACGAGGTCGGCATGGAAGGCGGCGCGGACCCGGACTGTCGCCGCACCATGGATTGGACGAAAAGGACGTGGGACGTCCGCCTCTTCACGTTCTACCAAGACCTCGTGAAGCTCCGTCTCGGGGTCAGGGCCTTGCAGGAGGGGCAGTACCGCCTGCTCGCGGCCGACGACCGGACCGGGCTCTTCGCCTTCGAGCGGCGGGGCCGGGACGAGAGTGCGGTGACGGTGCTGAACCTGGCCCCGGCCAAGCGTCGGGTCGAAGTCTCGTTCGCGGCCAACGGTCTGTTGGCGAGCCTGGCCAACAAAGCCACGGCGAGGCTGAGGGCCGGCGCGGAAGGGTCTATCGCCTCCGCTGCCACCGCTGAGATCGACCTTGAGAAAGGGGGCTGCGCGACCCTCGTCTTTAAGCCGCTGATCGGGTTCGACCTGGCGAAGCAGTTTGGGCCGAAGAAGAAGGCGCCCTCTGACCGGTCTCGACACCCGATCGACCCGTAA
- a CDS encoding zinc ribbon domain-containing protein — protein MEKLVSFLGVLALVPITGAGVVWMVHRMVAGDVGALQGLVGIGCLLSCLGLAAVSGSLVVTATVALVLLAVMVTLPFAEEKLAFADVDAVEVDRLERMQEALRERPDNAAAWLALAKGMHDFGLRGQAVAVADRVLSGMSTSYDPFSNRNQSDIFANEARLLARWKAELRPRDLAPVPCPRCGSANEPGSIACNQCQGPYVLDVVRLRTSRSRVLGRIVVSFGVVAVTLGSAALIGLSVPSPLNIFTLFGALVLAGGILAWLFRPQW, from the coding sequence ATGGAGAAGCTGGTCAGCTTTCTCGGCGTCCTCGCCCTGGTCCCCATCACGGGGGCGGGCGTGGTCTGGATGGTCCACCGAATGGTGGCCGGCGACGTCGGCGCTCTCCAGGGGCTGGTCGGGATCGGTTGCCTCCTCTCTTGCCTCGGCCTTGCTGCCGTCTCCGGGAGCTTGGTCGTGACCGCGACGGTGGCGCTCGTCCTGCTCGCCGTCATGGTCACACTCCCCTTTGCCGAAGAAAAGCTCGCCTTTGCCGACGTGGACGCAGTGGAGGTCGACCGGTTGGAACGCATGCAGGAGGCCCTGCGAGAGCGGCCCGACAACGCCGCCGCCTGGCTCGCCCTGGCGAAGGGGATGCACGATTTCGGCCTCCGCGGCCAGGCCGTCGCCGTGGCCGACCGCGTCTTAAGCGGCATGTCCACCAGCTACGACCCGTTCTCCAACCGCAACCAGAGCGACATCTTCGCGAACGAGGCGCGGCTCTTGGCGCGGTGGAAGGCCGAACTGCGGCCCCGAGACCTCGCCCCCGTGCCCTGCCCCCGGTGCGGGAGCGCGAACGAGCCCGGCTCCATCGCCTGCAACCAGTGCCAGGGGCCCTATGTTCTGGACGTCGTCCGGCTTCGCACGAGCCGGTCCCGCGTCTTGGGGCGGATCGTGGTCTCGTTCGGCGTGGTGGCCGTGACCCTCGGGTCGGCCGCCCTCATCGGGCTCAGCGTGCCCTCGCCACTAAATATCTTTACGTTGTTCGGGGCGCTCGTTCTGGCGGGCGGGATCTTGGCTTGGCTCTTCCGTCCCCAGTGGTGA
- a CDS encoding stage II sporulation protein M: MNEEAILHRRSAGWIRLKQLGDRVDVGWDRLSGAEVLEFVRLYRQASADLAYLTSHTSNVEVIDYLNAIVSRAYGQLYLRPRRSFWRSLPGLVEEGARVVRRQWWAVALCASIFFAGSFFAFGVVKGAPAYREHFVPSQMEELFTEWKKGQFKEREGGQSIAMTALYAGNNPRVGILMNAVSLLTLGLGTVYISWSNGTIIGALAAEMDSVGKLGFLLSSVAPHGVSEIGGLFIAGSGGLVLGWAVVRPGRRTRGQALAEAGKDAFGLLVVGLVMIVIAAPIEGFFSFSPAVPQEAKVGVAALSMLAYGAYFVGYGREVTTGDGRAKPRSRPPERAPRTT, translated from the coding sequence ATGAACGAGGAGGCGATCCTTCACCGGAGGTCTGCGGGCTGGATTCGATTGAAGCAGCTAGGCGACCGTGTGGACGTCGGTTGGGACCGGCTTTCGGGCGCAGAAGTCCTCGAGTTCGTCCGGCTATACCGCCAGGCGTCGGCCGACCTCGCCTACCTCACAAGCCACACCAGCAACGTCGAGGTGATCGACTACCTGAACGCCATAGTGAGCCGCGCCTACGGCCAGCTGTATTTGCGGCCCCGCCGGTCGTTTTGGCGGTCTCTGCCGGGGTTGGTGGAGGAAGGGGCGCGGGTGGTCCGCCGCCAGTGGTGGGCCGTGGCCCTTTGTGCCTCGATCTTCTTCGCGGGGTCGTTCTTCGCCTTCGGCGTCGTGAAGGGCGCGCCCGCCTACCGCGAACACTTCGTGCCCTCGCAAATGGAGGAGCTTTTCACGGAGTGGAAGAAGGGCCAGTTCAAGGAGCGCGAAGGGGGCCAGTCCATCGCGATGACCGCGCTCTATGCGGGGAACAACCCGCGGGTCGGTATCCTCATGAACGCGGTTTCCCTCTTGACCCTGGGGCTCGGCACAGTGTACATCTCGTGGTCGAACGGCACCATCATTGGCGCGCTCGCGGCCGAGATGGACTCGGTGGGCAAGCTCGGCTTCCTCCTGTCCTCGGTCGCGCCGCATGGCGTCTCGGAGATCGGGGGGCTCTTCATTGCGGGTAGCGGGGGCTTGGTCTTGGGTTGGGCCGTCGTCCGTCCGGGGCGTCGCACGAGGGGCCAGGCCCTGGCCGAAGCGGGCAAGGACGCCTTTGGTCTGCTCGTGGTGGGCCTCGTCATGATCGTGATCGCTGCCCCTATCGAAGGCTTCTTCAGCTTTAGCCCGGCCGTCCCCCAGGAAGCCAAGGTCGGGGTCGCGGCCCTCTCGATGCTGGCCTATGGCGCCTACTTCGTGGGCTATGGCCGCGAGGTCACCACTGGGGACGGAAGAGCCAAGCCAAGATCCCGCCCGCCAGAACGAGCGCCCCGAACAACGTAA
- a CDS encoding sigma-70 family RNA polymerase sigma factor, whose product MVSREAFGYDDQLPSYLGRLTQTPLLTAAEEMTLTRAAQAGCSDSRKRIVEANMRLVVNIAKGYRHRSISLEDLVQEGAIGLLQAIDRFDPEKGFRFSTYATHWIKQAIARAITGKTSAIRLPAHVSQALRRVERERQIAVQQLGTEPSCEQLAERLGISSSRLRTLLQCSQDLVSLDIRVGENDSATLGSLISDDNAIDPEAEALNSEAIEEILHALSELTEREQKVMAHRLRIEEGGGDAGRDELCDELKLSRERIRQIEVSAVKKLRRLAQRRRTLGFGTD is encoded by the coding sequence ATGGTGTCTCGCGAGGCCTTTGGATACGATGACCAGCTGCCAAGTTATCTTGGTCGGCTGACTCAAACACCCCTCCTGACGGCCGCGGAAGAGATGACCCTCACCCGGGCCGCCCAAGCGGGCTGCTCCGACTCTCGGAAGCGGATCGTCGAGGCGAACATGCGCCTGGTGGTGAACATTGCCAAGGGCTACCGCCACCGGAGCATCTCGCTGGAGGACCTCGTGCAGGAGGGGGCGATCGGGCTGCTGCAAGCCATCGACCGCTTCGACCCGGAGAAGGGCTTCCGATTCTCCACCTATGCCACCCACTGGATCAAGCAAGCGATCGCCCGAGCGATCACGGGCAAGACGAGCGCGATCCGCTTGCCCGCCCACGTGAGCCAAGCCCTCCGCAGGGTCGAAAGAGAGCGGCAGATCGCGGTACAGCAACTCGGCACGGAACCTTCGTGCGAGCAGCTGGCCGAGCGCCTCGGCATCAGTTCGAGCCGCCTGCGAACGCTCCTGCAGTGTTCGCAGGACCTCGTGAGTCTGGACATCCGGGTCGGCGAGAACGATTCCGCCACCCTGGGCAGCCTCATTAGCGACGACAACGCGATCGACCCCGAGGCGGAGGCCCTCAACTCGGAGGCGATCGAAGAGATCCTCCATGCGCTGAGCGAGCTCACCGAACGCGAACAGAAGGTGATGGCCCACCGGCTCCGGATCGAGGAAGGGGGCGGGGACGCCGGACGCGACGAACTCTGTGACGAATTGAAGCTGAGCCGAGAACGGATCCGCCAGATCGAAGTCTCGGCCGTGAAGAAACTGCGCCGCTTGGCCCAGCGGCGTCGGACCCTTGGCTTTGGCACCGATTGA